One genomic window of Conger conger chromosome 7, fConCon1.1, whole genome shotgun sequence includes the following:
- the arrb2a gene encoding arrestin, beta 2a isoform X2, which translates to MGDKAGTRVFKKSSPNCKVTVYLGKRDFVDHLDHVDPVDGVILVDPEYLKDRKVFVTLTCAFRYGREDLDVLGLSFRKDLHISTFQAFPPRPEERRPISRLQERLLKKLGQHAHPFYFTIPQNLPCSVTLQPGPEDTGKACGVDFEVRAFCAKSVEEKIHKRNSVRLVIRKVQYAPEKSGPQPMVETTRSFLMSDRSLHLEASLDKELYYHGEPISVNVHVTNNSTRTVKKIKISVRQYADICLFSTAQYKCPVAHTEADDQVSSSSTFCKVYTLTPTLTSNREKRGLALDGKLKHEDTNLASSTIVKDVSNKEVLGILVSYRVKVKLVVSRGGDVSVELPFILMHPKPVELPNSRPESAVPELDPPIDTNLIEFETNFSQDDDFVFEDFARLRLKGMKEEEHLC; encoded by the exons agTCTTCAAGAAATCCAGTCCCAACTGCAAG gtgACAGTGTACCTGGGTAAGAGGGACTTTGTGGACCATCTGGATCATGTGGACCCAGTGG ATGGAGTGATCTTGGTGGATCCAGAGTATCTGAAAGATCGGAAAG TGTTCGTGACCCTGACGTGTGCGTTTCGGTATGGGCGGGAGGACCTAGATGTGCTCGGTCTGTCCTTCCGGAAGGATCTGCACATCTCCACCTTCCAGGCGTTCCCGCCCCGGCCTGAGGAGCGTCGACCAATCAGCCGCCTGCAGGAGAGGCTGCTGAAGAAGCTGGGCCAGCACGCGCACCCATTTTACTTCACT aTTCCCCAGAACCTGCCCTGCTCAGTGACCTTACAGCCAGGGCCAGAAGACACTGGCAAG gCCTGTGGGGTTGATTTTGAGGTCAGAGCTTTCTGTGCAAAATCAGTGGAGGAGAAAATTCACAAAAG GAACTCTGTGCGATTGGTGATCAGGAAAGTTCAGTACGCTCCAGAGAAGTCGGGCCCACAGCCCATGGTGGAGACGACCCGTAGCTTCCTCATGTCCGACCGATCTCTACACCTGGAGGCCTCTCTGGACAAGGAG CTGTACTACCATGGGGAGCCCAtcagtgtgaatgtgcatgttacCAATAACTCCACCAGGACCGTCAAGAAAATCAAAATCTCTG tgcggCAGTACGCAGACATCTGCCTGTTCAGCACGGCTCAGTACAAGTGTCCCGTGGCCCACACTGAGGCTGA TGACCAGGTATCGTCCAGCTCCACCTTCTGTAAGGTGTACACTCTCACCCCAACGCTCACCAGCAACCGGGAGAAGAGGGGCCTGGCCCTCGACGGCAAGCTCAAACATGAGGACACGAACCTGGCCTCCAGCACCAT AGTGAAGGATGTGTCCAATAAGGAGGTTCTGGGCATTCTGGTCTCCTACAGGGTGAAAGTGAAGCTGGTTGTGTCGCGTGGAGG GGACGTGTCAGTGGAGTTGCCGTTTATCCTCATGCACCCCAAACCCGTAGAACTGCCCAACTCTCGACCGGAATCAG CTGTCCCAGAGCTGGATCCCCCGATCGACACCAACCTGATCGAGTTTGAGacaaa TTTCTCTCAGGACGATGACTTTGTGTTCGAGGACTTCGCCCGACTCCGTCTGAAAGGGATGAAGGAGGAAGAGCACCTCTGCTGA
- the arrb2a gene encoding arrestin, beta 2a isoform X1, with amino-acid sequence MGDKAGTRVFKKSSPNCKVTVYLGKRDFVDHLDHVDPVDGVILVDPEYLKDRKVFVTLTCAFRYGREDLDVLGLSFRKDLHISTFQAFPPRPEERRPISRLQERLLKKLGQHAHPFYFTIPQNLPCSVTLQPGPEDTGKACGVDFEVRAFCAKSVEEKIHKSVFCRNSVRLVIRKVQYAPEKSGPQPMVETTRSFLMSDRSLHLEASLDKELYYHGEPISVNVHVTNNSTRTVKKIKISVRQYADICLFSTAQYKCPVAHTEADDQVSSSSTFCKVYTLTPTLTSNREKRGLALDGKLKHEDTNLASSTIVKDVSNKEVLGILVSYRVKVKLVVSRGGDVSVELPFILMHPKPVELPNSRPESAVPELDPPIDTNLIEFETNFSQDDDFVFEDFARLRLKGMKEEEHLC; translated from the exons agTCTTCAAGAAATCCAGTCCCAACTGCAAG gtgACAGTGTACCTGGGTAAGAGGGACTTTGTGGACCATCTGGATCATGTGGACCCAGTGG ATGGAGTGATCTTGGTGGATCCAGAGTATCTGAAAGATCGGAAAG TGTTCGTGACCCTGACGTGTGCGTTTCGGTATGGGCGGGAGGACCTAGATGTGCTCGGTCTGTCCTTCCGGAAGGATCTGCACATCTCCACCTTCCAGGCGTTCCCGCCCCGGCCTGAGGAGCGTCGACCAATCAGCCGCCTGCAGGAGAGGCTGCTGAAGAAGCTGGGCCAGCACGCGCACCCATTTTACTTCACT aTTCCCCAGAACCTGCCCTGCTCAGTGACCTTACAGCCAGGGCCAGAAGACACTGGCAAG gCCTGTGGGGTTGATTTTGAGGTCAGAGCTTTCTGTGCAAAATCAGTGGAGGAGAAAATTCACAAAAG tgtgttTTGTAGGAACTCTGTGCGATTGGTGATCAGGAAAGTTCAGTACGCTCCAGAGAAGTCGGGCCCACAGCCCATGGTGGAGACGACCCGTAGCTTCCTCATGTCCGACCGATCTCTACACCTGGAGGCCTCTCTGGACAAGGAG CTGTACTACCATGGGGAGCCCAtcagtgtgaatgtgcatgttacCAATAACTCCACCAGGACCGTCAAGAAAATCAAAATCTCTG tgcggCAGTACGCAGACATCTGCCTGTTCAGCACGGCTCAGTACAAGTGTCCCGTGGCCCACACTGAGGCTGA TGACCAGGTATCGTCCAGCTCCACCTTCTGTAAGGTGTACACTCTCACCCCAACGCTCACCAGCAACCGGGAGAAGAGGGGCCTGGCCCTCGACGGCAAGCTCAAACATGAGGACACGAACCTGGCCTCCAGCACCAT AGTGAAGGATGTGTCCAATAAGGAGGTTCTGGGCATTCTGGTCTCCTACAGGGTGAAAGTGAAGCTGGTTGTGTCGCGTGGAGG GGACGTGTCAGTGGAGTTGCCGTTTATCCTCATGCACCCCAAACCCGTAGAACTGCCCAACTCTCGACCGGAATCAG CTGTCCCAGAGCTGGATCCCCCGATCGACACCAACCTGATCGAGTTTGAGacaaa TTTCTCTCAGGACGATGACTTTGTGTTCGAGGACTTCGCCCGACTCCGTCTGAAAGGGATGAAGGAGGAAGAGCACCTCTGCTGA